The Salvia splendens isolate huo1 chromosome 20, SspV2, whole genome shotgun sequence nucleotide sequence gaccggggacgaccatgtctagtcaaagaggtttactgcataagaccacttcggttaacagggaaagtccgatccacgcgataaaactcgccgaattaggacaagggaaagttcgatcccggcgacaaaaaatcgccaaattagaacacaaaccaagtccggtcaaagatgtttatttcatcagaccaaagacgagtccggtcaaagatgtttatttcatcagatcaaagacgagtccggtcaaagatgtttatttcatcagaccaaagacgagtccggtcaaagatgtttatttcatcagaccaaagacgagtccggtcaaagatgtttatttcatcagaccaaggaccaagtccggtcaaagatgtttatttcatcagaccaaagacgagtccggtcaaagatgtttatttcatcagaccaaagacgagtccggtcaaagatgtttatttcatcagaccaaggaccaagtccggtcaaagaagtttacttcataagaccaaggcccaagtccggtcaaagaagtttacttcataagaccgaggacgagtacgatgaaattttttcgctaagctgtaaatacagtgttagaagcgaaaacaaaatttcatttttcaaatcttgttcggcatacaacttagctaccctacaaaattgcgttacgctattacaaaggactattctactgtccagggttgctgaagttaagccacctatctgcaaaatcctctggaagccgagttcggttgttccgagcagatgaagaataagcaggtcgacgagatgctatcctcgacccaacgcctcttccccgagcccgagaagtcctaacacctcggcgatgaagagtctctgcaataagcatctgctgatcttgctcgctcatagtcacaactcctcggcgaatttcagtccgtccctgtcttgacgattccggttgctcctgagcccgttctcgtcttgacgtttccggctgtcccggagttcgttgttggctgggagtaggattttgaacaagggaaccagaggtttgatctggagtgcgagcatctgttggcacggtatgccgaaggaatctttctatggaggagcgccgagaaagaacaatgtcgtaccgagaagcccagcgccgtaatgatttcacaacttgttggcaagccgagctctccagcgcattgttcctccggagtacatgatattcctcccacagttcgtcaactcgactctgaacatctgatatggtcaatcccccgcgcacacggatgtaatcctcgtacgcagtcctctcagcaacggtcgtattcagctcggcctccagatccttcttatcggactctaagtctttgatatcggcctccagcttcactaaacgagccagaagctcgtcattcttcgtctgatcggctatagctcttttctcagcttcgtctaaagccgaagagtacagccgcttccagtaaagtatctccatctccttaagtacaaagcagctatattagttcggcagctgtaccgagcagatagtaaaatacaataggagtaaaggcgagtacgaaaagctatacgaagacaagtgtagagaatttttcattcacaaggaaaattttttacactaagagggcttcaaggccattttacaaggaagaaaccagagtaagagaagggagacgaaatcatactccgccagcttcgtctccggctcctcgctctggttcagcttctttctcctgagctacctcagcctcggcctcgcctcctgccggcctcgcctccgcctcctgatcggcttccttctccggatgcccggcccgctcgacttcggcctccggctccagcggctcggcctcaccctctccgttgtaagtcgaagcgggtgaaacgggtcccacggaggcaaagatagcctccaggttctcgtcccgatcagctcgacaactccggactcggtctgcagaaagcaggaccgaggatgaagcgagctcctcaaggagcggcagattctgaagccgagctgctatctctcggctgtacagaggcagcacgacgtcggccccctgctcgcccttatcggcaattagccttaccagactaccgacaaaggccgagaactggctgctcaaaaagagtttctccgtgtaaacacggagagcctccccttgggcaaccacggcagcagcatccctccgtttcgtctgctcccgctggatgacgagctggtttttggcaaactgagcttcatcctgggccgaaatcctagcagctctggccctctcaaagttagcctcagcctgttcggcccgatgacaagcagccgccaacttcctctgcatctcagcatagtcattggacgctttggagagttcgacggcgacgagcttggagagcatatcgttcctctgaaaatgaataaagaaaaaagtcaacaaagggaccacaaaaaatacaggaaaaaagcaaggccagaaaatcaagaagagaattcacctcggcgaagtccgtgggccataaaaacggctcacagatatgttccgaaggaggcgccaagaccacgtctttctctggcgctctcgggggcttctgggccttccccctcccctttgccgaagttgactccggcttcttcggatccgaagaggtttttttgccttttcggagtcctctcggcatcagacgccgagctggtagccttctctctctccggctccttggactccgaagattttcgggtagccttgttcagcatgtacactgccaaaaagcaagaaagcaaggttagttttcttcgttaaagcagtagaacataaaggtaaagagaaatcctcaccctcggcctcttcgtccgaagacgagatgtcgaacacgacgtcgcccttgacgagctcagactccgtgtattgtttcctaactacgggaatcttgttgagctcgccatcgagctcggccaatggttctaaccgaggatgaggaatcacggacttcggccctctccaggggaagcccggagccgctgtcctattataaaaaaagaagcggttttgccatttcggccacttggttttgcagaacgccctaaaaggctgtaaggggatcaagtaaaaccaagatcccttccttttaaattggaaaaaattaaggattgcccgcagagacagatccttatctaacctacggagttcggcagcaaaagccgacaagtgcctccaagaattcggagtcacctgacctaaagggagttgaaaaaaatcaagaagctctacaaaaggtgggggaagagggaaacgaagcccgcattctaagcaggcttcgtaaacggtggcataaccctccggcgggtcgttagccctatgatcatcgtcgggaaccaccgccttccccccaggaaaagagtatttttcgtaaagggatatcacagtatccttactcaagatactgtgaaaatactctacggtcttctccccggattctttccggctagaagaccccttacccccttttctaccgctaccagactcagacgaagaagaagcagacatggttcttactctttgaaagtttgaagaaatcctgaggaaatttttgaaagcggaaggaaatttttcacgcaaaaagatagagagtgcagaagaagccaatagcaaggtgttcaaatgatgaagaaaggcggtatttatcagatttggaaaagatttcaaatcatcgcaccgtttcatattccaccttttcaggattcgacggccggattttactgtcgcatttaatgccgcatttaatgcagtcacgcgcagggcacgtcccctgacttcagcctcccccgtacccttttccagaatgccgaagtgactcgcttcgccgaagtgattcacttcgcttttcggggggggtagtgatggggtgcgtactaaacaagcccaacagcaatgacggcccatcagcccaaagcccaaggaagagtatgagttcggcattaccaaagagttcggcctcagcctacagctcggtaaaagccaacctatcaagctctgctctcaggtcgtcatcaagctctactctcagatcggcaaccaaagcaggagtatgagttcggcattaccaaagagttcggcctcagcctacagctcggtaaaagccatccaatcaagctctgctctcaggtcggcatcaagctctactctcagatcggcaaccaaagcagttcggtctcagtattcgaccgaacaaggagttagtggacccatacaggatgtccaacacacccactaccacgtggtgtcaactcaggccacgatcgtaggccatgacctacgctacatccacgatcttaggccatgacctacacgacatccacgacttagggtggtgatgcaagccacgatcttagttcaagatataaatagaacttagatcagatagaagaaggttaagctctctagagataaaacaccatatagcaaatagcaagtttgtatttgtaagctgtagaaaacagatcaagcaatacaatcttgccctcccttcttcccgtggacgtagatttacttcagtaaatcgaaccacgtaaattctgtgtgttgtagttttcattctctaccagcttttactaacatcagaaattcgcggatccatcacccGACGCGTGAGTGGCTTGCAGCAGTGCATCCAATCCATCCGGGTCGTAGTGTGTTGGTTGTGGGCCAGCGGCTGCGCCGTTCCCTCAAGAGCCCGCCGCGCGCCGCAAACGCGGTCTTAAATGCTCACCTTGTCAGTTACGATTCGCTTTTCTCGACTACTTTTTCTTGATCAAAATTAAGAGAAGTCATTAATCATTGTACAGTTGAGAAACCTTAATGATGCCTCACATTTTATATCCTTTTGAGGGGACAAAGAGTTGCTTTTTTCGGGGTAATGCAAAATTGCcttcattatttaattacaaGTTCCAATCAATGGAGTAATAATTCAGTAAAAAAGAATTcccctattttgtggaattccccTAATTTAATATCCAAACTACTTTTTTCGCAGCtaataaaatcaaaccaaattGTTTGGGTATTAAATTGCAATTTCTCAGATAGGATTTTAATCAATTGataactaattagcaatccaAAATTAAGGCTAATCTTAGCCATTAAATCTTagcaatatcaataaaactgtgttgatattttctagtACTTGTGTTGAGATTCTCATGTCACTATgatgatatttgtaatacactagttgatataaaaaaaccgTGAAATTATTATGTTACCAGATTTACTATTTTGcctttttgttgatattttatctattatttattgaaatacataaattttaatctcatccactcattttaagaTCTAATGATATATGATTAATTTTAGCCGTGGATTAAATAGtaaatgcattttaatatgATTCTCTCTCATGTAAATACAATGTATACATGGAGAAAAAATCACTAAGATATATCGAACACggaattaaatttgattttatttaaagtTTGGTAATTTTTTGTTGGCATTGACCATGGTACAAGTTTGGTCATGATTGACAGGTGAGAAACACAAAAAGTTTGAATAATTATTATGTTGAATATATCATCAAAATGTTGTTGAATCCACTTTATCCCAGCATATGGAGAAGCTGTCACTTTGATGCAATGAATTCGGATAAAACTTTTTCCTCCGAATATTTCATCTTCCATTTATCACTGAATATAAATTCTTGAACATCATAACCTCAAAATAGTGAATCAACCCTGCTTGAATAGTAAAAATGCTATTGGGTCATTCTAGTGCAATTGCAATtacaaaattactaatatagtAACACGAGAAAATAAATTAGAGCCATATAGCCTCACAAATCATGGCATATCTAACTAACAATGACAACATGTGTAGAAATTCAACTAATctgaaaataatattaatattaatattaggtAAACTGAGTCAAGAAACTAACTAGTGTGAGTGAGGACAAGAGAAAAGTCAATTATAGGAAACATTAGTATATTCCCAAACAATTCCTCAAAAAAATTGGAAGTAAGATCCAATTTATATTATTCAACTCTCAAGTGGCCATGTACTTGTCTTAATTGggacattttatttaattacgaAAACCCTTTGTTCAGAATATTGGGTACAATTAATGGAGTAACATTTAAGCAATTAATCAAGGATATATTTGTTTGAATTTATGGGAAAGACTAATACGTAATTCATAAGattgctatatatatataaacattcTAAGTATTTAGTCAATcgtaatatattttaaaatagattCATTTTAAACTGACACGCTTCATGATTAACTAATTTcaaacatattaaaacaaacCTAATCAAATATAATGGgacatactttaattatttactacAACTGCTTATATAAATGTATATATTAAAAGCACTTAATGGAACCGTGCATAAAACCTTTTTCCTTCTAAAATAACGATTGATCGACATAAAAAAACATATCTTCTCCATACATAATCAGTTATTTGTTTTATGTTTATCATtttgtaaaataagaataatattatgttacATATTATGTTTATCATTTTGTATTTAGCTATATTAACATTATTGttttactttatattttatttgatttcaatacacaaaaaattgttattattaattttacataaaaataaatcaccATTTATATATGCGCCCACTATTAATttgaacatattaaaaaaatactccgtaAATAGTTCACTATGCTTCTACTTGATGACAAAATACTTATATGATGTTATTTATATGTCTTGGGTGCTTGAAGATAATTTAGATTAATTTTAACAGCACTAAGATTAAACAGTATTGTTCCTCTACCCATTTTAAACACAACTTgatcaatatatttattttcgatgattaattatataaatcaaGATTTATTCCAATTGTAGCATACATTTGAGAATTACAATATCAACATCCTGAATAAAATGcttattaaatttttgtttcataatacCACATGAATATACTAATGATaatcattaataataatagtgaaACACGAGACAAAATATACTAATTAATGTTGCCATTGGAGACGACACAAGTACTAAAATGAGATATGTATTGTTAAAATCTGACGTGTCATCAAATTTAGCGCCAAAATGTGTCATCATCGGAGCCGTCCGACTCTGGTTAAGGGCTTAACCATGGTTAGTCACGCAACCACCCACATGCACACGCACTCTGCGTGTGCAGTGAAAAAGGAGACAATCAAAcccacattaattaatttacaagACCCAGCAGTCTAGAGAGAGAGTATATTAAGCTTCTTCTTCAGATTCCTTGAGCTCTCGTTTAAACTATTGCAGTTTGCTCAGCAAAGCGGATACTGTTTCGCTGTGATTACGTTGATTGTTTGGTTCGGCGGTTTGAAGGGTGAAGTGCTGCAGCTGGCTGCCTTGTgtattatatttgtatttttgatTGGGGGTTTCTAGGTTATTTTTAGTTGGAGAGTGGAGAGGTGCGTGTATTGGTTGAGTTATGGCGAATTGGGGCTCGGTTTCTCAGCGGCAGCAGCATGTTTCATCAGGTGAAGCCGAGTTTTTAAGATAATTTTTCGTTTCTTCTGAACTGATTTGTTTGTACTTGCTATTTTGTGAGTTTAATTTAggaattttgttgttttgtgaattttCAGGGGTTTCTGTCAAGGATTCGTTGTATGAGGAGCTATGGAGAGGTTGTGCGGGGCCTTTGGTGGATGTTCCCAAAGCTGGAGAAAGAGTTTACTATTTCCCACAAGGTCACATGGAGCAGGTCTGTTGTGCTTGAAAATGCAATtgcttaattttgtttttttcttcttgaATGTTCAGATCTTTGAGTAGGTTATTGGATTTAATTTTTGCCGTATCTCGgattttggttggattttatCTGATATTTGAAAGCCATGCTTTACTTTGGGATGTGTTAGTTGGAGGCATCTACGAATCAGGAATTGAATCAGAGGATACCGATGTTTAATTTGCCTCCGAAGATCCTTTGCAAAGTTTTCAACGTTCAGCTACTGGTAATTGCCTCTCTGTAGTTTGCTTCTTTCGATGTAGATCCGTTGCTTAgggtgtttgtgtgttttttgtatttGTTATGCATAAGCGATAGCATAGCATGGCTTCCAATTATTATCAATTTACTTTGAATTGGCAACTAAAGGAAATGCAGTTGTTGATTCAATTATTGAGTGGTGAGTGATTCACAGCTTTTTTGTATGACTATGTAGGCTGAAAAGGATACGGATGAAGTTTATGCACAAATTACTTTGATGCCAGAATCAGATGTAAGAGCTAATTTTCGCTTTCTCCTTGAGTTTATGAAAATTGCCATCGTGTTGTGCCCAGCTCAAAATTCAAGCAGGCATCTTTTTGGTTTGCAACTTAAACATGTAACTGGGTAAATATGTTTGTAGCAAAGCGAGCCAAGAAGTCCGGATAGTCCTATTGATGAGACTCCTAGACCGGCAGTTCATTCGTTCTGCAAAGTTTTGACTGCTTCGGATACCAGCACACACGGTGGATTTTCTGTCCTTCGTAGACATGCAAATGAGTGTCTTCCCCCATTGGTAACTATTTATCTGTTTCCTTTATCTGTATACATATGTATTCAATGCTAATTTTCTATATTTGCTGACAATGATTGTTCTCCTATCAGGAAATGAGCCTACAGATTCCGACACAAGAATTGATTGCTAAGGATCTACATGGAAATGAATGGCAATTCAAGCATATATTTAGAGGTGAGATACTGTGTTTGTTTTCTAGTAATAGTTTACTTTCGGTGTCACTGATGTTGTATTGTTTTTTTAAGACTATATAAAGAAATTTATTCACCTGGGTCTTGTAGCAGGCATGGAAATAGTAGCTCTTCGGGCATGATACTAATAGATAGTAATTTATATAGTgggaaattgaaaaatatatttggCTTTCAATGAACAGGTCAACCTAGGAGGCATTTGCTAACTACAGGTTGGAGTACATTTGTCACTTCTAAGCGCATAGTCGCTGGTGACTCTTTTGTATTTCTAAGGTACTTATAGATGTTATATACGTAAACAACATTTCATTATGAGGATTTCTGTTTTCTGAGTTGAGTTCATGCATATACCTTTGTTGCTCTAGGGGAGAGAATGGGGATTTGCGGGTTGGGGTCAGGCGCCATGCTCGTCAACAGATTTCTATACCCTCTTCAGTGATATCAAGTCAGAGCATGCACCTGGGAGTGCTTGCAACAGCATCTCATGCTGTCATGACTCAGACCATCTTTGTTGTTTATTACAAGCCAAGGTCTGAAACAATCTCCCTTGAATTGCAACCTTGCATTTTATAATCTGTACTTATCttaactgttttttttttgttttttttgcttCTACTCATTTTAGGACTAGTCAGTTCATAGTTGGCCTGAACAAATATCTAGAATCCATTAATCATGACTTTGGAGTTGGCATGAGATTCAAGATGCGTTTCGAGGGAGATGATTCTCCTGAGAGAAGGTTGGTCAAACACTTGTAGACATTGACTGCATAGTTGGTACAGTGGTACATTATTTGAGTTGCTAAAAGGTCTTATTCTATTTTTCCTGTCAGGTTCTCAGGTACGATTGTTGGGGTTGAAGATATGTCGCCTCACTGGAATGATTCGAAATGGAGAACATTGAAGGTCAGTACGCATTCTGTTATTCCAGAATCTGTTGTTTATTGCTGAAGACTTAAAACTGTacatgtcttttttttttatttctcagGTTCAATGGGATGAACCGGCATCCATCCCAAGGCCAGAAAGGGTTTCTCCGTGGGAGATAGATCCATTTGTTGCATCAATTCCACCAACTCTAGTTCAGCCACCTACCATAAAGAATAAACGGTTTCGACCACATATTGAAATTGCTGTTCCTGGTTGGTTTGCTTTCCACTAAATTTTGATATTCTGTGTGCTTCTATATCTGTACTCTAttgtcttactttattttatttgttacgGTAATGCTGTAGAAACTATAACTTCAATTGCATCACCTACATGGAACCTTGGTCATGATGCCCATCAAATAAATCACAGTTTTGAAGGACAAAGAAGCAGCTATATTAATAACTCACATACTAAACAAACAGATGCTAGCACCACACCTATGAAACACAGCAATGATGGTGTACCAACCACTCGTACGGATGGAGGGTGGCATCCTCCCCTTCATGTGCATGCTGAAGAAACTGAAGAGAGTAAAAGTGCTTGGTCAGTTATTTCAAACCATTCAGCTCCAAACTCAAGAAGTCAGTTTAATACCCTTGGTACTGCATGTACTGATGTAAGGATGCCAGATGCTCAGCCATCTTGCAGGTTGTTTGGGTTCAATTTGAAAAGTCCATCAATAGCTCCTTCAAGATTAGCTGATATACCAAACGATAGTGGTGAAGTACACATCCCAAGTGCTCTATCCTCAGCTGATTCAGAACAGAAATCTAGTGTTTCAAAGGAGTTTAAAGACTTGAGGCAAGATCAGTTGCAAGTACCAACAAAGGAGATCCAGAGCAGACAGAGCAACTCCTCCAGAAGCCGCACCAAGGTATACGGAAGATTATTGTAACTGGATATTAATCTTCTTTCTTAGGATTGATATGTTACTTGCCTGAAAGATTAATTTCATTCTCCATTCGTGACATAAAAATCCTTCGAGTAGGTACAAATGCAAGGGGTGGCTGTTGGTCGAGCAGTGGATTTGACAACTTTGAAGGGATATGATAATCTTATTACTGAGTTGGAAGAAATGTTTGAGATTAAGGGGGAGCTGCAGTCACGAAATAAATGGGAAATTGTGTTTACGGATGATGAAGGGGACATGATGCTTGTGGGTGATGATCCATGGCCGTAAGTTTTCATGCCCCTTGTTATATACAACTTGTTTCGTAACCTCTTTAGTTTGTATGTTTGATATATCAAAATCTTTCTGCAGAGAATTCTGCAACATGGTTAGGAGAATTTTCATCTGTTCTAGCCAGGATGTCAAGAAAATGAAAGGAAACAAGCTCCCTGTATCCGCAACAGAAACTGAAGCAGCTGGTTTCGTCTTTGAAAATATTGGAGATTAAGATCAACTTCCCTACCACTCCTTTTGATTTGGCTGCTTTTGAAATTCTTCTATCGTAGAATCTCGATGTGGACAGCTCAGGTAACAGAGTACTTGTTTGGTTGCTGGAACGGGTTTGTTTGTTGTTTGCAGTGACCAGGGGATGGCAGAATCCAGCTAAAATTGACGTAGCGAATCTTTCGACTTATTTGAGGTATGACGAGACTGAGTGACAACTAATCAATGGAGTAGAAGTAAAATCTGTGAATAGTAGAGTGTGTTTGTGGTGAATTTGGATGAGGACACAGCGCCATTCTCAACCTAATCtgtaaatactagtagtagtagtatttgtgATTGGCATCTGCAAAATTTGAAGCTTCTTTTTTCTCTGTTAAGTGTCAAACTCGGACTAATTAATGCTTCTATATTCAGTGTGTTGTCAAAACTCGAAACTTTTCTAAATCGATAAAATCCTCTCCATAGCGATTATGTAAAGAAGTTGGCCATCCCCTCATGACATTACATCTATATATATTAAAACTCTATTTTGTAAAATGATTCTTTGAATGAAGCTTGTACCAAGTGgggtttgctatttttggaAAATGTCAAAtaagtactctctctatccatAGCTTTCGATGATATTAATTGCAAGAATAGTCTCACTCTACTGGGATGGAAAGTGGCAAGTGATAAGAGGACCACAACTacataaaatactactattttcttcaagattttgattactttttctattttactaAAAATTATGATTTGGAATCGGATTATTATCAAGACAGTTTATGCTGGACAACAAACTATTTCAGATACATAAATCTTTATTTTtgtgaaaaatgagaaaagagaAATCTAAAGGAGAAGTGTCTGTAAGTACTTGAAACTGTAATTTTGTTTAGCATAGTATTGGCACTGAGGGAAGTTATTGAACTTTGGAATGTAATGTCAATTTGTCTAATTGATGATCTCGAAATTGAACCACCAAATTTGAGGTCCCTACAATCTAAAGACACAATATGTTTTGCCTTCATCATCAAACAAATTGACATAGGGTTTAGAATATTTCAACACCCACCACAGAATTAATGCTGAAATTTCAAACTTGAGTATCGTATGACAAACCTTTGACACAAAAATTCTATGTAGTGTTGTCACTAATAGACAGAGTTAATGGCCTGGTTGTAATCTAGAATACTCATAACAAATGATACACATAAAAAAACAGACAAGAAAGTGATGTCAATGTATAAGTGAAATTATGAATGACACATTTAAAGAACACTTGTTGAGTAATCTTTTATTACCAAGTGCTATTAGGTAAATCTTGCGGATGAATCCACCACTATAGGATGCAAGAATAATTTCGATAGTTTaatcagaaaagaaaataagtatACTAATCTCAACTGAAATTTGCATAATTAACTAATAATTCATCCATCACATATCCAATATACTTTTCACTCTTCCCCTTGACTAATTCAATTTGTATGAATCAACCATATTGAGAAGGTAGTTTTTTATAACACAAATAATGTGGAATATGCTGAGTGTACAATAATTGAGGTTTCCTTGCAGCCAATGATATAAGTTCAGATACGACGTCGTAACGTTGCACACTTTCCGAGGTATTTATGGTAGTATTAATAAATCGTTTTCTACTCAACTCTCAAGACTCGAGATAAGTTGGAATTCCATCATTGGAGATTCATGAATGATTCCAAActcatatttaaatatttttgcaaCGAATTTTTTTTCTACAGTGTTAATATTCTTTTGCAAACTTATTCTGATCATGAAATGAGgtctcatatttttatttaatttgcagTTATGGTAAAAGTTGAATGAGTCAAGAGTTAATTGCATGGTTGTCTATGTTTGTCTCTAATAATCGTAGTTGTATCCTAAAGATTCGTATCCTTTTGGTTTAAACTAATAAATCAATGGAGAAACTTTTTTTTCTAAGTTAGTCTAATTTAGGATACTATTATTAGTTTATTATTATCAATTATGTATACCGAATTACCGATGTACGCAGAGCCGTGACAGAAGTTGATATCAAAGCATGATTAAGAAAGTCCAGATTAGCTTAATTTAAACAATAATATAATAGGAAGGTAAATTTTATACGTTTTGAACACAAAGGGATATGAAAAGGACCATGATTGTTAATAATAGGAACCGTAAACAAATTTAGCA carries:
- the LOC121782434 gene encoding auxin response factor 9-like → MANWGSVSQRQQHVSSGVSVKDSLYEELWRGCAGPLVDVPKAGERVYYFPQGHMEQLEASTNQELNQRIPMFNLPPKILCKVFNVQLLAEKDTDEVYAQITLMPESDQSEPRSPDSPIDETPRPAVHSFCKVLTASDTSTHGGFSVLRRHANECLPPLEMSLQIPTQELIAKDLHGNEWQFKHIFRGQPRRHLLTTGWSTFVTSKRIVAGDSFVFLRGENGDLRVGVRRHARQQISIPSSVISSQSMHLGVLATASHAVMTQTIFVVYYKPRTSQFIVGLNKYLESINHDFGVGMRFKMRFEGDDSPERRFSGTIVGVEDMSPHWNDSKWRTLKVQWDEPASIPRPERVSPWEIDPFVASIPPTLVQPPTIKNKRFRPHIEIAVPETITSIASPTWNLGHDAHQINHSFEGQRSSYINNSHTKQTDASTTPMKHSNDGVPTTRTDGGWHPPLHVHAEETEESKSAWSVISNHSAPNSRSQFNTLGTACTDVRMPDAQPSCRLFGFNLKSPSIAPSRLADIPNDSGEVHIPSALSSADSEQKSSVSKEFKDLRQDQLQVPTKEIQSRQSNSSRSRTKVQMQGVAVGRAVDLTTLKGYDNLITELEEMFEIKGELQSRNKWEIVFTDDEGDMMLVGDDPWPEFCNMVRRIFICSSQDVKKMKGNKLPVSATETEAAGFVFENIGD